The uncultured Dysgonomonas sp. genome contains the following window.
AAAAAAACAATATTTAATCCCAACGACTAATCCATTAAACTTTATGTTAAAAAAGACAATCATTTCCATCTGCATTTATCTATACTGAAAAACAATTGATGAAATCGTCTAGACTTTTTATTTTCATATCTTTTTGTCATGCTGACAATAGGAAGCATCTCGTTTCTCAAGAGATTTTTCACTCCGTTCAAAATGACAAAGAGGGTATTTGTCTCATAATGTTACCAGATTCAAAAAAGTATAGACGACTTCGATAATAAAAAATTTTTAATCTTATGGCAAAGTATAACGAGAGTGTGGCAGAAACGATTGTTTCGCTGATAGAGGATGATTTTTGTTCAGTAGCGGAAATTTGCAGGGTGACGGGTATCAGCCGAAAGACTTTCTACTGCTGGAAAGAGACTGTGCCGGGTTTGGCTAAAGAAATATTCGACGCGGAATGCAGGCGTGAAAACAGGGTTAGGCAAATGTTATATTCATCCCTTAAAAAGAGGCTGGACGGGTATATGATGGTAGAAGAGAAAGAAACATTCCTGCCGGACGAACTTGAACCGGAAAAACTGGTTCTACAATCGAAAGTTATCCGCAGGAAATATTGCCTGCCAGATCTGAAAACAATTAAACTGTTACTGGACAGGCAGGATAGAATTGCTCTTTCCAAAAAGAATGAGGAAGATATCCCAGAAGAGATGGATA
Protein-coding sequences here:
- a CDS encoding helix-turn-helix domain-containing protein encodes the protein MAKYNESVAETIVSLIEDDFCSVAEICRVTGISRKTFYCWKETVPGLAKEIFDAECRRENRVRQMLYSSLKKRLDGYMMVEEKETFLPDELEPEKLVLQSKVIRRKYCLPDLKTIKLLLDRQDRIALSKKNEEDIPEEMDIHIIDKTTPTDIENEITEHIEESEIVPAEEKESLVDDPEEAEVKIMLDRLYRLKAERMRTIKASNNHPVFSPAGKRGKKRRK